The Ipomoea triloba cultivar NCNSP0323 chromosome 14, ASM357664v1 region ACCAGCCCGAAAGACCCAAATATTGCCCACCCAAAGGTGTACAATGGACTCCCAACTCATTATACATAATATAACTATCCTCCCACCCAACGTTACAACCAAAACTCAACCTAGACTTATCAAAATTAACCACTTGCCCAGAAGCCAGACCAAAATCATATAACACATCCTTAATAACCCCCACATCCCTATAATTAGCtctaaaaaacaataagatatcATCAGCAAAGCATAAGTAGCCAATCGAGGGCGCCTCGCTCGCAACCCGAATCCCATAGAGTAAACCCAGCGCCTCTTTTCGTTGAAGAACACTACAAAGCCCTTCCATAACAAGCAAAAAGAGATAAGGGGACAAACGGTCCCCTTGCCGAAGGCCCCTAGATGGAAGAATCGGACCCCACTCCTCACCCTCAATAAGGACATCATAGTAACTTAAGAAACACACCTCATAATCAAAGAAACCCAACGATCATCAAACCCCATCACTCTGATGTGTATAATGGTGATGGTAAATATGAGGGTGAAAATGTCGTTTTGCtaaggattggggctatggcacgtatttGTATGAACTAAGAAATTCAAGGCACTAAAGTAATTGAATttactagaatccaagtaaatgataactaaataggaaaataaaggaaaaacatATTAACTAGTaaataaactgtatgataatggaatgggtcagattaggggtattgcaatcttgatgctctaataatctcaaaattagggaaggaATAATTAACTTGGGGATTTACGTGCAATGcacacaagaattcaattcagctactttcgtaatcaataaatagaattaggctaggattgccccactttcgtgatgcatcaatcatagtcttaagcacctaagcattgtaagcccctaaattacccatattctcatagtaggaaaagtcaggttgaaattggtaaggctcgaggtcttcacccaactttcgttgtaatgaatccctctcctaaacCAGCAatcaattaataacaagtagaattcaatcccaaattcaacataaaccctaggtgaataattcaatccctttatgcaataatcacaaattgaacatcaagattagcaatagatccctaatctaaacccataaacgaactactcactcatgattaaacaaaacaaaacaaagcaagaatgaAGTATTGAAATGATAGCAGCGAATCtaagaaataaaagaataaaaggaAGAACTTTATTAATAATCTcgaagagtaattccaatccaaacCACAATTCCCAGCTTGCAAACGAATTCAAGTATGTAAATCTGagctattctatgctatggaaaactctcaagagaaagaaaaatgtgctgaactaaactagggctcggaatgCCCCAAAAAATAGCAGAATGCGTcattaaatactggacagcagcaTGGGTCACGGTCGCGCTCGCGGCCGTGATCGTGGCCGTGAGGTGCAGTGCCCCGCTGCTGTCCGCGATGGGACTCACGACCATGAGGTGCCCTCTCCGTTTGCCTTCTGACTTCTTTTGTGCTCCGCTGCTCCTTTCCGACCTTGGGTAGATTCTTATGCTTCCGAAACTTGTCCAAGATGTccaaaaatccttcctttgctcccCGTTCGCGATTAAACTAAGCTTAagcaaatgtaacacacaaacgagtctcaaattcaccaaggtaaagaaaataagcaacaaaatcAACTAAATTGTGGGGCAAATAATAGTATAACTCATGCTCACCGGGTTCGGGATTTTTGGAATTAAAACAATATGGGTACGATTAACTTCCTCTAACTCCACCCCTCCCTCAACCACCCTTTGACAAAACTCAACAACATCCTGTCCTACACTATCCCAATATTCCTGATAAAACCCAGGATTCAGACCATCCGGTCTCGGAGACTTATCAGGAAACATACCAAACAAAGCACCTCTAACCTCATCAATAGTAACCCTTTCTAACAACTTCACATTTTGGGACGGAGAAACCCTCACTCGAATATCCTCACAACCCTCCCGCGAAATACCAACCCCAGACTTGAACAACCCCTCGAAATACCCAACTGCTACAACCCCAACCTCATGCCACTCAGTACACCAGACCCCACAATTATCCTTTATCCCCCGAAGACAATTCTTATGCATCCTAGCTTTCGTTTTATTATGGAAAAAACGAGTGTTATAATCCCCATCCCGTAACCAAAATTGCTTCGCCCTTTGTTTCCAATACCTATTCTCCATAGCTAACAACTCCAAAAATTGCTTATGAGCATGTGCAAATTCCTCACTCCCTCTCGCATCACCACGCCCTCTCAAACTGCCCAAACGCCCCCCACCATTCAATCTCCTTCCGAAATTCTCTACGCCGTCTCCCTCCCCATGCTCCTAACCGAACCCCACACATTGCAATCTTACCATCAATATTACGAGCGATGTCTCCCTCCCAGGCAGACTCTACCACCTCCCGACACCCTCTCTCGGAAATCCAAGTTTGTTCACACCGAAACAACCGCTTACGCCCCCGCCACTGAACCTGATTTGGAGTCAGCAAAAGGGgtagatggtcactcccaacacATTGAAGGGAAGTAGCAGTAGCACCTCGAAACAGCCCACCCCACTCATTCCCAACTAAAATACGGTCCAATTTCTCCTGAACCCAACCCTTTGACCCGCTCCCTCTCTCCCAAGTATACTGATACCCTCCAAAAGGAAAATCCACCAATCTAGAATCCCTCACCGCCCCTTGAAAACCCCGTAATAAGAAACCGGGATAAGCAATCCTACCGACCTTATCCCTAGGATCAAGCAAATCGTTAAAGTCACCCATAACTACCCAAGGTAAAGAACTGAGAGCAGATATGTACCTTAGACGGTCCCAAGACTCTTGCCGGCGTGATCGCTAAGGACAGCCGCATAACCCAGTAAAACGCCATAGAGGTTGATCAACAGCCAACCGTACAACAAATAATCTATGTCTACCGTTTATCATCTTATACTGACATAGGTCTCCTGGTAGTGAATGTAGGCAGCTACCTGGCCTTAGGCAACCTTTTACATTAGCCGGCTAAGAGAAAACTCTTATTGCTGATACAAAACGAATGGGGAGTCTGTGTTCCGAATATACAATTAGtagcatcatcaaaatctatacaATAATTATTCCTGAcaaatgtttttaaatattttttgctATCAGCTAGGTTGTCAAAGATATGTATTGTTTGCAACCCAATTCGATTATACTCATATTTTAACTACTAGCCAAATCCAATTTAAATAATGACCAGACAGATGGTGAACTATCCCGTCCATTTGACACCACTCAAAGGAAGAGAGAGAATAGAGTGTGAAATAAGAATctgaaaaatttatt contains the following coding sequences:
- the LOC116003974 gene encoding uncharacterized protein LOC116003974; this encodes MGDFNDLLDPRDKVGRIAYPGFLLRGFQGAVRDSRLVDFPFGGYQYTWERGSGSKGWVQEKLDRILVGNEWGGLFRGATATSLQCVGSDHLPLLLTPNQVQWRGRKRLFRCEQTWISERGCREVVESAWEGDIARNIDGKIAMCGVRLGAWGGRRRREFRKEIEWWGAFGQFERAW